Proteins from one Roseimicrobium gellanilyticum genomic window:
- a CDS encoding urease accessory UreF family protein, with translation MIARFPRPDPKPNPLGLELTLHSEESRIEHEESLAWIRWIFQSIRARRESIVFRTVATNREGVLADWQDFAVQVWYPALAPGLLRAWKAAHAEDLEGLLDAGKELGATLPEDVRESSAAAGELLLKATHGAKYPGVLGRMRQALTQEPIDPHLAMVWASVANLFHVPPLDVLAEYLREEWLTALREHPQLHEPQGPLCFSAMAHRALREGGMMGMSGTTEGQ, from the coding sequence GTGATTGCAAGATTTCCCCGGCCTGATCCGAAGCCCAATCCTCTGGGCCTCGAACTCACGCTGCACTCGGAGGAATCGCGCATTGAGCACGAGGAGAGTCTCGCATGGATCCGCTGGATCTTCCAGAGCATCCGCGCCCGCCGGGAGTCCATCGTCTTCCGGACCGTGGCCACGAACCGCGAAGGGGTACTGGCGGACTGGCAGGACTTTGCTGTTCAAGTCTGGTACCCCGCGCTCGCACCCGGATTATTGCGAGCCTGGAAGGCGGCCCACGCGGAGGACCTCGAAGGATTACTGGACGCGGGAAAGGAACTCGGCGCCACGTTGCCGGAAGACGTTCGTGAGTCGAGCGCCGCAGCCGGAGAGCTTTTGCTGAAGGCCACGCATGGCGCGAAGTATCCCGGTGTTCTCGGCCGCATGCGCCAGGCTCTCACCCAGGAGCCCATCGATCCGCATCTCGCCATGGTCTGGGCCTCCGTGGCAAACCTTTTCCATGTGCCGCCGCTGGATGTGCTGGCGGAGTACCTGCGTGAGGAGTGGCTCACCGCCCTGCGCGAGCACCCCCAGCTTCACGAGCCACAAGGCCCCTTGTGCTTCTCTGCCATGGCGCACCGCGCCCTGCGTGAAGGGGGCATGATGGGGATGTCCGGCACGACGGAAGGACAGTAA
- a CDS encoding acyltransferase family protein has product MTAPSASSPAPSAAPSSGRLASLDGYRGFIMVLMASGSLGIPEVAKNLPDSGWATVAPWFDHVAWAGGVLWDMIQPAFMFMVGVAAAFSTAKRLERGDSWGAILRHAAVRALVLVLLGVLLASNWSKLTNWSFTNVLAQIGLGYFFLILLTRVSTRWQICIGAGLLIIYWALFACWPASPPPAASTIKWMQPHDVLSGFFAKWNPHVNAAATFDRWFLNLFPRTEPYVYGGGGYQTLNFVPSLVTMLLGLICGERLRRKDSSRTKLRVLVVAGVALMAAGLVAGIFVCPIVKRIWTPSWTLWSGGIVILMLAAFYAVMDIKGWKRWAMPLTVVGMNSITVYLLFQLSGGWIRETLARHLGADWFTGPYGPMMSRLGVLAVIWLLCWWLWRQKVFLRI; this is encoded by the coding sequence ATGACCGCACCTTCCGCCTCTTCCCCGGCTCCAAGTGCCGCCCCCTCCTCCGGACGCCTCGCCTCGCTGGATGGCTATCGCGGCTTCATCATGGTGCTCATGGCTTCCGGGTCTCTCGGGATTCCTGAAGTGGCGAAGAACCTCCCCGACAGTGGCTGGGCCACGGTGGCTCCTTGGTTTGACCATGTGGCCTGGGCTGGTGGTGTGCTGTGGGACATGATCCAGCCAGCCTTCATGTTCATGGTGGGAGTGGCAGCGGCATTCTCCACAGCGAAGCGGCTGGAACGCGGAGATTCATGGGGTGCCATCCTGCGCCATGCCGCAGTACGAGCACTCGTCCTGGTGTTGCTTGGCGTGCTGCTCGCTTCGAACTGGAGCAAGCTCACAAACTGGAGCTTCACGAACGTGCTGGCCCAGATTGGCCTTGGGTATTTTTTCCTGATTCTTCTCACGCGTGTTTCTACAAGGTGGCAAATCTGCATCGGGGCAGGTCTGTTGATCATCTATTGGGCCCTGTTCGCTTGCTGGCCAGCATCTCCCCCTCCTGCGGCCAGCACCATCAAGTGGATGCAGCCCCATGATGTGCTCTCCGGATTCTTCGCAAAATGGAATCCTCACGTGAACGCAGCCGCTACCTTTGACCGCTGGTTTCTCAATCTCTTTCCGCGAACCGAACCTTATGTGTATGGAGGCGGCGGATACCAGACGCTGAACTTCGTGCCGTCCCTGGTGACGATGCTTCTGGGATTGATCTGCGGCGAGCGGCTGCGTCGCAAGGACAGCTCCAGGACAAAGCTGCGCGTGCTGGTGGTCGCCGGCGTAGCATTGATGGCAGCCGGATTGGTGGCAGGCATCTTCGTATGTCCCATCGTGAAGCGCATCTGGACGCCATCATGGACTCTGTGGAGCGGCGGCATTGTGATCCTGATGCTGGCAGCCTTCTATGCGGTCATGGACATCAAGGGTTGGAAGCGCTGGGCCATGCCTCTCACGGTGGTGGGCATGAATTCCATCACGGTGTACCTGCTGTTCCAACTCAGCGGAGGGTGGATCCGCGAAACCCTGGCGCGGCATCTCGGTGCGGACTGGTTCACCGGGCCGTACGGCCCCATGATGAGCCGGCTTGGCGTATTGGCGGTGATCTGGTTGCTCTGCTGGTGGCTATGGCGGCAGAAGGTTTTCCTGCGCATTTGA
- a CDS encoding platelet-activating factor acetylhydrolase IB subunit, whose protein sequence is MKRTAALLALLLSASAHAETPNLATTPLQRPEPGPQARHEKFNAVSKEGKAELVFLGDSITQGWEGAGKAAWEKTWAPLNAANFGIGGDRTENVLWRLENGNFDGLKPKAIVLMIGTNNTGHQKPDGYQSPAKNTAEGVKLILEKLKAKAPQAKILVLAIFPRGATPEDKWRKQNEETNAIIKTFADDKTVFYMDIGSKFLATDGTLTKEIMPDLLHLSPKGYEIWAEAIEPKVKELLK, encoded by the coding sequence ATGAAACGCACCGCCGCTCTTCTCGCATTGTTGTTGTCCGCCTCGGCCCATGCCGAGACTCCCAATCTCGCCACCACGCCTCTCCAGCGTCCTGAGCCTGGACCCCAGGCCCGGCATGAAAAGTTCAACGCCGTCTCCAAGGAAGGAAAGGCGGAGCTTGTGTTCCTCGGTGACTCCATCACGCAAGGCTGGGAAGGTGCTGGCAAAGCTGCGTGGGAAAAGACCTGGGCTCCGCTCAATGCGGCGAATTTCGGCATCGGCGGCGATCGCACGGAGAACGTGCTGTGGCGCCTGGAGAATGGCAACTTCGACGGGCTCAAGCCCAAGGCCATCGTACTCATGATTGGCACCAACAACACCGGCCACCAGAAGCCCGACGGCTACCAGAGTCCTGCGAAGAACACCGCGGAAGGCGTGAAGCTCATCCTAGAAAAGCTCAAGGCCAAGGCTCCGCAGGCCAAGATTCTGGTGCTCGCCATCTTCCCCCGTGGTGCAACGCCCGAAGACAAGTGGCGCAAGCAGAACGAGGAAACCAACGCCATCATCAAGACCTTCGCCGATGACAAGACCGTGTTCTACATGGACATCGGATCCAAGTTCCTCGCGACTGACGGCACTCTCACCAAGGAAATAATGCCCGACCTCCTGCACCTCTCACCGAAGGGATACGAAATCTGGGCTGAGGCCATTGAGCCCAAGGTGAAGGAGCTGCTGAAGTAA
- a CDS encoding lipoate--protein ligase family protein, translated as MKLTHLHLWHDTVPHAGPLNMAIDEVLLRQAKEPWLRCYSWSEPSVSIGFSQDPVALAATLPPFPVVRRWTGGGVVIHDGDWTYTLIVPRDHPFCELRPVETYRLIHVALIEALQGIGEEGCELQPVSTSEGRGVCFVEPAMYDVVRGPDKIAGAAQRRSRMGFLHQASVQNVKLPPDFGTRLAHALAESVTDAPQAEVESMVLSEATQLAKTRYGAASWMEHRRDLGEPIPGQSSPSAPAAVA; from the coding sequence ATGAAGCTCACTCATCTCCATCTCTGGCATGATACCGTCCCTCACGCGGGGCCGCTGAACATGGCCATCGATGAGGTACTGCTGCGTCAGGCGAAGGAGCCCTGGTTGCGCTGCTACTCCTGGAGCGAGCCAAGCGTGAGCATCGGGTTCTCGCAGGACCCCGTGGCACTCGCCGCAACGCTGCCTCCGTTCCCTGTGGTGCGTCGTTGGACGGGTGGGGGAGTCGTGATTCACGATGGCGACTGGACCTACACCCTCATCGTCCCGCGTGATCATCCCTTCTGCGAGCTGCGCCCGGTCGAGACATATCGCCTCATCCACGTAGCGCTCATCGAGGCATTGCAGGGCATCGGTGAGGAAGGGTGCGAACTTCAGCCTGTGAGCACGAGCGAAGGCCGCGGCGTCTGCTTTGTGGAGCCCGCCATGTATGACGTGGTGCGTGGTCCGGACAAGATTGCCGGCGCCGCCCAGCGCCGCAGTCGCATGGGCTTCCTGCACCAGGCCAGCGTGCAGAATGTGAAGCTGCCGCCGGACTTCGGTACCCGCTTAGCTCATGCCCTCGCGGAAAGCGTGACTGATGCGCCACAAGCTGAGGTCGAGTCCATGGTGCTCTCGGAGGCTACGCAACTTGCCAAGACACGATACGGTGCCGCCTCATGGATGGAACATCGCCGTGACCTTGGTGAGCCCATTCCCGGACAGTCTTCGCCATCTGCACCCGCCGCAGTGGCATGA
- a CDS encoding gamma-glutamylcyclotransferase family protein has protein sequence MRIFVYGTLKRGLSNHAWIAGQQFIAEACTEPVYRMYDCGGFPGMIAVAQGGVSILGEIWEVDEPGRKKLDILEDVEGGEYALEPVRLAVGDGVTDGVIHPIPIFTYIYKRPVQHMPDAGMNWRK, from the coding sequence ATGCGCATCTTCGTCTACGGCACCCTCAAGCGCGGCCTGAGCAACCACGCCTGGATTGCCGGGCAGCAATTCATCGCAGAGGCATGCACGGAACCCGTGTATCGCATGTATGATTGCGGCGGCTTTCCTGGCATGATCGCTGTGGCACAGGGTGGCGTGAGCATCCTCGGTGAAATCTGGGAAGTGGACGAACCTGGAAGGAAGAAGCTGGATATCCTCGAGGATGTGGAAGGCGGCGAGTACGCGCTGGAGCCGGTCCGCCTTGCGGTAGGAGATGGCGTCACCGATGGTGTGATACATCCCATTCCCATCTTCACCTACATCTACAAACGTCCCGTGCAGCACATGCCGGACGCGGGTATGAATTGGAGAAAGTGA